From one Chryseobacterium sp. 3008163 genomic stretch:
- a CDS encoding glycosyl transferase family 90, whose product MTRVTKKNKLSFYIQGFTRGLLPVKSLEKKVSKLYSVLSKEEVNNVERRVDYYNKICSQTEVAHQGTYIKDLLKPKTPKAYYFDTYEYARYFPENHLIDFAFGDVNTILNLPMITKSRPINGNNENNILLNLDKARHFVSVNDSLNYSQKKDKMIGRAAVFQEHRIKFYENYYNSTLCDLGQVNKNGGNPDWIKPKISIADHLKNKFILSLEGNDVATNLKWIMSSNSIAVSPPLKMETWYMEGTLKPDEHFIGINEDYKNLEEKLQYYIDHESEAKDIINNAKEYRAQFNNKNVENLISILVLQKYFNYIR is encoded by the coding sequence ATGACAAGGGTTACTAAAAAAAATAAATTATCCTTTTATATTCAGGGGTTTACAAGGGGGCTACTTCCCGTAAAGTCATTAGAAAAGAAAGTCAGTAAACTGTACAGTGTACTTTCTAAAGAAGAAGTGAATAATGTTGAAAGAAGAGTAGATTATTATAATAAAATATGTTCCCAGACAGAAGTTGCTCATCAAGGTACATATATTAAAGATTTGCTTAAGCCCAAAACTCCCAAAGCATATTATTTTGATACCTATGAATATGCAAGATATTTTCCTGAAAATCATCTGATTGATTTTGCATTTGGTGATGTCAATACCATTTTGAATCTTCCGATGATTACAAAAAGCCGTCCCATTAACGGAAATAACGAAAATAATATCTTATTGAATTTAGATAAAGCCAGACATTTTGTTTCTGTAAATGATTCTTTAAACTATTCTCAGAAAAAAGATAAAATGATTGGCAGGGCAGCAGTTTTCCAAGAGCACAGAATTAAATTTTATGAAAATTACTACAACAGTACATTATGTGATCTTGGGCAGGTAAATAAAAACGGAGGTAATCCTGATTGGATAAAACCAAAAATCAGTATTGCAGATCATCTTAAAAATAAATTTATCCTGAGTCTTGAGGGTAATGATGTCGCCACAAATTTGAAATGGATCATGTCTTCAAATTCTATCGCTGTATCCCCACCATTAAAGATGGAAACCTGGTATATGGAAGGCACTTTGAAACCGGACGAGCATTTTATAGGAATCAATGAAGATTATAAAAATCTCGAAGAAAAGCTGCAATATTATATTGATCATGAATCTGAAGCCAAAGACATTATAAACAATGCGAAAGAATACAGAGCTCAGTTTAACAACAAAAATGTGGAAAATTTAATTTCGATTTTGGTTTTACAAAAGTATTTTAATTACATTCGCTAA
- a CDS encoding phosphomannose isomerase type II C-terminal cupin domain → MEIGERPWGKYYVLADEPHYKLKRIEVNPGQKLSYQYHHKRQEQWTVIEGDATVVLDEKEIKLGYGESIFIPLGSKHRMMNLSDQPVVFIEVQTGTYFGEDDIVRIEDIYDRE, encoded by the coding sequence TTGGAAATAGGGGAAAGACCTTGGGGTAAATATTACGTTTTGGCAGACGAGCCACACTATAAATTAAAGAGAATTGAAGTGAATCCCGGCCAAAAACTATCTTATCAATATCATCATAAAAGACAAGAACAATGGACGGTCATTGAAGGTGATGCAACGGTAGTTTTAGATGAAAAAGAAATAAAATTGGGTTACGGCGAAAGCATTTTCATTCCATTGGGCTCTAAACATAGAATGATGAACCTTTCTGATCAACCTGTCGTGTTCATTGAAGTACAGACAGGAACTTATTTTGGTGAAGATGACATTGTAAGAATTGAAGATATATATGACAGAGAGTAA
- a CDS encoding glycosyltransferase family 2 protein, which produces MSELVSIIIPYHNGQDYIEECLVSVYNQSYKNIEAIVVNDGSPHTFLEELQKDKYPSLKLYLQQNQGPSVARNRGVELASGKYILFLDCDDTIEPTFVEKTFNVLKNQPEVRLCYTKGNYFEEKTGEWYLPEFNLNNFLLCNCIPISTLFYKEDFIKSGGFDERLKFFEDWDLWMSIIEKGNKVARIEEFLFNYRIRNQKNSLTNTWANNHFVVADYKFIIYQKHYALYEKNGLDFNSLTNIVSERNKYKRKYYNVWYKKLIYKFFKKKNIRKFMTHYKFTHKKNIIHIRIMFFYFEKS; this is translated from the coding sequence ATGAGTGAATTGGTTTCAATCATTATTCCATATCACAACGGGCAGGACTATATTGAAGAATGCCTTGTAAGCGTATATAATCAATCGTATAAAAATATAGAAGCTATTGTTGTGAATGATGGTTCACCACATACTTTTTTAGAAGAGCTCCAGAAAGACAAATACCCATCGCTTAAACTTTATTTACAGCAAAATCAAGGGCCTTCTGTTGCCAGAAACAGAGGTGTAGAATTGGCATCCGGAAAATATATTCTGTTTTTAGATTGTGATGATACGATAGAGCCAACTTTTGTAGAAAAAACATTCAATGTTTTAAAAAACCAACCAGAAGTAAGATTGTGCTACACAAAAGGAAATTATTTTGAAGAAAAAACCGGAGAATGGTATCTGCCTGAATTTAATTTAAATAATTTTCTGCTTTGTAATTGCATCCCGATTTCCACTCTATTTTATAAAGAAGATTTTATAAAGTCCGGAGGTTTTGATGAACGCCTCAAGTTTTTTGAAGATTGGGATTTGTGGATGTCTATTATTGAAAAAGGAAATAAAGTTGCCCGAATAGAGGAATTTCTTTTTAATTACAGAATCAGAAACCAAAAAAATTCATTGACCAATACATGGGCAAACAATCATTTTGTAGTTGCCGATTACAAATTTATTATCTATCAAAAGCATTATGCTTTGTATGAGAAAAACGGATTAGACTTTAATTCTCTCACCAATATCGTCAGTGAAAGAAATAAGTACAAGAGAAAATACTATAATGTTTGGTATAAAAAATTGATCTATAAATTTTTTAAGAAAAAAAATATCAGGAAATTTATGACTCATTATAAATTCACCCATAAAAAAAACATAATTCACATTCGAATTATGTTTTTTTATTTTGAAAAATCCTGA
- a CDS encoding glycosyltransferase, translated as MKDLAIIILNYNSYSDVTRQIIEFSNDAKIKDGLIILDNNSDDGNALSEFCDEKDVFFHQMGSNLGYAHANNWGLKKAISLGKTTFLLLNPDIHIKTKDIDDLYKTLEDNPDLGVVGPRLLYAEEPSKIFSDGGLLFPKKGFEGNHVHFNKNIDEVKIEGLNYNIDYVNGSSMMFKKEVLDELGFMIEELFMYYEESEWCYRIKNKSKWKIAIDTDVVAYQSDSSRGKVYEYYMTRNRIWLTKKYSGNLFFVLRERMIFARKKLFSSKGKFKDNLSFSRNVVKGIFDGLTNKLTKL; from the coding sequence ATGAAAGATTTAGCAATTATAATTTTAAACTATAATTCTTATAGTGACGTAACAAGACAGATTATCGAATTCAGTAATGATGCCAAAATTAAGGATGGATTAATCATTTTGGATAATAATTCTGATGACGGTAATGCTTTATCTGAATTTTGTGATGAAAAAGATGTATTTTTCCATCAAATGGGCAGCAATTTGGGATATGCTCACGCTAATAATTGGGGTCTCAAAAAAGCAATAAGTTTAGGGAAAACAACATTTTTATTGCTTAATCCTGACATTCATATTAAAACTAAAGACATAGATGATTTATACAAAACCTTAGAAGACAATCCTGATTTAGGTGTTGTCGGTCCAAGATTATTGTATGCTGAAGAACCTTCAAAAATTTTCTCAGATGGAGGACTTCTGTTTCCTAAAAAAGGTTTTGAGGGAAATCACGTTCACTTTAATAAAAATATTGATGAAGTTAAAATTGAAGGACTCAATTATAACATTGATTACGTGAACGGAAGCAGCATGATGTTTAAAAAAGAGGTTTTGGATGAGTTGGGCTTTATGATAGAAGAATTATTTATGTATTATGAAGAGTCTGAATGGTGCTACAGAATAAAAAATAAATCTAAATGGAAAATAGCCATTGACACTGACGTAGTAGCCTATCAATCTGACAGCTCAAGAGGCAAAGTTTATGAATATTATATGACGAGAAACAGAATATGGCTGACTAAAAAATATTCCGGGAACTTATTTTTTGTTCTTAGGGAAAGAATGATTTTTGCAAGAAAAAAACTATTTTCATCAAAAGGAAAATTTAAAGATAACTTATCTTTTTCACGTAATGTCGTAAAAGGTATTTTTGATGGCTTAACAAACAAATTAACCAAATTATGA